TTATGTTTGGTAAGTTATCTAGGATTTATCGTTTCATTCGGTTTCCAGTTAACAAACCTTTATACCATTGTTCAGTTTTTATTTGCTATTACAACCATTGTCTATAGTGCAGCAATAGTAAACATTCTTAGAAAATAATTATAATGGAGGAATGTAAGATGGAATTAAAAGAAAAAATCCTTAAGGAATTAGAAACAGTCATTGACCCAGAATTAGGATTAAATATTGTTGATTTAGGGTTAATTTATGAAATCGATATTGATGATAAAAATAATGTAGATGTGAAAATGACGTTAACAACACCTGGCTGCCCTTTGCATGATAGCATCACAAGCGGAGCAAGATACGTCCTTGAAGCAATGGAAGAAGTAAACAGTGTACATGTTCAACTAGTATGGGAGCCAGCATGGTCTCCAGAGCTTATGAGTGATCGTGCGAAAGATTGGTTAGGTGCTAGATAATTATTATAAATAGGGGGAATGTATGATGAGTCAAGGAACAGGTAAAGTTGTTGAATTAGATGTGCGTGAGGATATTAAAAATAAGCTTGAGCCCTTTCAAAAAATAATGGGTGCTATAAAGGATTTGGACTCTTCAGGGGATACATTCATTTTACACGCCCCATTTAAACCAACACCACTTTTCGGTGTTTTAAAAGCAAAAGGCTTCTCAAATAATGCTGAAGAGCTGTCTGAAAACCATTGGAAAATAACATTTGTAAAAAAGTAAGGTGAGATCATTCATGAAACTTGATAATCGCGGACTAGAACCGCCGCAGCCAATGATGAGAACACTCGCGGCACTTGAGGAATTGCCCGATGGTGAGGAACTCATTATTAATAATGACCGTCGTCCAATGTTTCTATATCCTGAATTAGATGAACGAGGCTACAGCCACGAAACAATTGAACTTGAGGATGGCAGCTTTCAAATTACGATTCGTAAAGGAAATTAGAAAGAAGGTAGTTCAGCTACACTTTGCTTGAACTACCTTTTCTATTTGTCCTTGTTTCATATAAAAAATTCGATTGCCTAATTTCCTGGCCTCCTCATGGTCATGAGTGACCATAAGAATTGGTATATCCCATAATTTATGTAAGCGGAGCAATTCATCATGACATTGCATACGTGTCTCATAGTCTAAAGCTGAAAATGGCTCATCAAGCAATAATAGGCTTGGTTCCGTCGCCAGCGCCCTCGTTAAGGCAACTCTTTGTTTTTCCCCACCAGAAATTTCCCTTGGGTATTTATGTAGCAAATGCTTTATATTTAATACATCAATGATTTGATTTGTTAAACTTTCATTTTTCATTCCATACGAAATATTTTTCCAAACGGTCATATGGGGAAAGAGGGCGTAGTCTTGAAATAGATAGCCAATATTTCTTTTTTGTACTGGTAGCGGTTTTATTAAAGAAGTGAAAAAGTCTATACCGTTGTTTGCGATATAGCCCTTGTCAGGATGCGTTAAGCCTGCTATACAATTTAAAATCGTTGTTTTTCCTGAACCGGATGGCCCAAAAAGGATGGCCATTTCATTATCAATTTTAAAATCAACATTGATTGTAAAATGAGCGAGCTTTTTTATAATTTGAACCGATAACATAGGGGATACCCGCCTTTTCACTAATTTTCATCCGCATATTTCATAATATTCCGCCTGCTCCACCAATTGAGCCACATAATCGTGCTAAAGCCTAAAGCCACAATTATCATCACCCAAAACTGGGCCACATCCGTTTGCCCAGATTCTACCGCAAAATAAATAGCCATCGGGATTGTATCTGTCTTATTCGGAATGTATCCAGCAATCATTAAAGTAGCTCCAAACTCCCCTAAGCCCCTTGCAAATGATAGGACAAGGCCTGACAATAAACCAGGCCAAGCAAGCGGGAAGGATATCGACCAAAATATTTTCCATTTTGAAGCTCCCATCGTTAGAGCAGCATTTTCTAAATTACGGTCATAATTTTGAAATGCCGCGGCTGCACTTTGATACATCAGCGGGAAAGAAACAACAATCGCGGCAATGACAGCGCCAATCCAAGTAAAAACAATTTGGATATGAAACCATTCTAAAAGGAGGCTCCCTATTGGTCCATTTTTGCCAAACAGCATTAATAACCCAAAACCAACAACAGTAGGCGGAAGAACTAATGGAAGTAACAAAACAGATTCTATTATGCTTTTACCAAAAAAATTACGCCGTGAAAGAAATTTTGAAACAACTAGGCCAGTTATAAAAACAAACACGGTGGAGATACTCGTAATTTTTAATGAAAGCAATAATGGGGAATAATTCACTTGTATCACCACCTCCTATTTTACATTACTTTACAAACCCATGCCTTTCTAATATATTTTGCCCAGCATCACTTTGTAAAAATTCAATGAACTGCTTTGCTTCCTCTTGATGTTTGCTATCAGCAGTCACTGCAGCAGGATATATAATTGGGGTATGTAGGCTTGCATCCGCTTCTGCTAACACTTTTACTTTATCAGATGTAAGTGCATCACTTAAATACACAAATCCAATATCAGCATTGCCTGACTCAACATAGGTCAACACTTGGCGCACATCTTTCGCCAGCACTACTTTTGATTCGATTTCATCCCATTTACCGAGTTTCGTAATAATCTCTTTTGTATACGTGCCAACAGGTACACTTTCAGGATCACCAACAGCTATATGTGACAATGAACTTGGGTTAATCTCAGTAAATGAAGCGATTCCGTAATCTTTATCTTTTGAACCTATTAACACAAGCTTGTTCCCTGTAAAATCTTGGCGTGAATCAGCTAGAATTAACGATTTATCTTCTAGTTCATCCATCCTTTTTTGGTCTGCTGATAAAAATACATCTACAGGTGCTCCCTGTTCAATTTGTAATGCCAACTTACCTGAACCGTTAAAATTAAAAAGCAAGTGAACGGATTTATGCTCATTCTCATATGTTTGTTTCATTTCATTTAAGGCATCTGTGAGGCTTGCTGCTGCTGAAATCGTTAGTTCTATTGATTGTTTAGCTGGTTTTTCTTCTTTTGAATTTTCTACATTCGGCTCCAAAGCATTATTCCGGCTGCATCCAACTGATAATGCAATTACAAACAAGAAAGCAAGAAAACTAAGTAATACTCTTTTAGCCATATTGTAACCTCCTACTAGCCTGCTTCATTATATTTAATTGTAATTAGATATAAATAAATATATCTAATTTATATTTCATTATAATTAGTTATATTCATTATGTAAATGATAAAATATAACTAATTATAAAATAGAAAATTTGCGGCAATAGCAAATTGCTATGTATTGTTATTACTGATATCCTATGAAAAGTAATACTTATCAAACTTCAATAACATTCACTTTTGCAAAGAGGAGGGTGAAATAATGGGAGAGCAATCTTTTACAACTGAAGAAATATCACAATTATTAAAAGTATCTAAATTAACCGTCTATGATTTAATTAAAAAAGGAGAACTTAAATCATATCGTGTTGGTCGACAAATGCGAGTTGATGCTTCCGACCTTGAGGATTATAAACGGAGAGCAAAAGGCATTCCACCAACAGAGGAACAAGTGCTTCCTACAAGATTAGTGGTTTCCCCCAAACTAGAGCACTCCCCAGCTAACACTCGCTCACTCATTATTAGCGGACAAGATCTATGCCTAGATATTTTGAGTAAAAATATTGAAAAAAGCTCCAGCTTGTATCGCCCATTGCGATCCTATGTTGGTAGCTTAGATAGCCTATTTTCAATGTATAAAGGAGAAGCTGACATCGTTAGTACCCATTTAATTGATGGAGATACTAAAGAATACAACGTTTCTTATATTAGAAAAATCTTAGTCAGCCATCATTTTCTTGTGATAAACCTCATTTCCCGTTGGGCTGGTTTCTATGTAAAAAAAGGGAATCCTAAAGGTATTCGAACTTGGATTGACTTGGCAAGTAATCCGACATTAAAATTTGTCAACCGGGAAAAAGGCTCTGGTGCAAGAATTTTAGTCGATGAAATGCTAAGAGTACATAATATTGAGGAAACAAAGATTAATGGATATTTCCAAGAGGAAAATTCTCACCTTGGTGTGGCTGGAATGGTTGCAAAAGGAGAAGTTGATGTTGGAGTTGGCATTGAAAAAGCCGCTCACATAGCTAGGATTGATTTCATCCCATTAGTGAAAGAACAGTATGACCTCGTGATTTTAAAAACAGAAGAAAATAAAGAATTAATTACATTGTTAACAACTATTCTACAATCTGCAAAATTTAAAGAAGAGCTGTTGGCATTGGGATATGATGTTTCACAAACAGGTACTATAATTTATGAACAATAACAACGTAACAACGAAACACGGGGACGTTAAAATGAAACCGTCCCCGCATTCTTTCTGTTTTCCATTAACTACATTTATCCTTTGTTTTGCACGAATTTTCTATCGCACAACCCGCGCATTTTCCTTTTTTGCTATTTTTAATATATTTCATTAGAGCCCAAGCAGCATAACCAAAAATGGCTAGACCGATTATAATATTTGCTATCATAGATTTCCCCGCCTCTCTAGAAGCATACTATTACGCAAATCCCAGCGCCCGACCAACTTGGTAAATAAGCAAACAAAGCACATATGCTAATATCAATGCATATCCTATCGCAAGCGCGGTCCACTTAAATGACCCAGTTTCTTTTTGAATAGTAGCTGTTGTTGCCAAGCAAGGGACATACAACAGAACAAACGCCATAAATGTAAAAGCCGAAAGTGGTGTATAGGCAGTTGCTAATAACCCTTGTAAGGAATTAACATCTGGAACGTGATAAATAATATTCATCGTTGATACAACGACTTCCTTCGCAAAGAAACCAGTTAATAAAGAAGCCCCCGCCTGCCACGTACCAAAACCAATTGGTGCTATCAGCGGTGCCATTACGCTTCCAATCATCGCAAGATAGCTATCATCCATTTCAACAGCTAAACCACCAGGACCAGCGTATGCTAACAACCAAATAATTACAGATCCTGCAAAAATAAATGTCCCTGCTTTCTTGACAAAACCTTTCCCTTTATCCCAGGTGCTTCTTGCTAATGTTTGAAACTGTGGCACGCGATAAGGCGGCAGCTCAATGACAAATACCGATGCTTCACTTTTCAAAATCGTCGAAGAAAATATTTTCGCTACAATAAAAGCCATTACAATTCCAAGCACATACAGCGCTAAAACTACAATTGCTTGGTGTGCGGCGAAAAATGCACCTACAAATAAAGCATAGACTGGGAGCCGTGCTGAACATGACATCAGCGGCGTTAAAAGAATGGTCAACAACCGTTCCTTTGGCTGTTCAATTGTCCTTGCGGCCATAACCCCTGGAACATTACAACCAAAGCCAATAATCATTGGGATAAATGATTTTCCATTTAAACCAATCGCCTCCATCATCCTGTCCATAACTAAGGCAACTCGAGCCATGTAGCCGGAATCCTCTAGAAACGAAATAAAGAAAAAGAGAATAAAAATTTGTGGAACAAATACTAAAACACCGCCCACACCTGCTACAATACCGTCTAATATTAATGATTGAATAAACTCTGAGGCACCAATACTTATTAACCCCGCAGTAAGCCATTCTGTTAATGGGCCTGAAAAAAATGCATCAAGTGCATCTGAAAGTGGAAAACCTAGCCAATTAAACGTTAACATAAACATCATAAACATAAAGAATAGAAAAATTGGAATACCCAACACTTTATGAGTAACTATTTTATCAATCTGTTCAGTTAATGTTTGTTTTCCAGCCGCCTTTCGTTCAGCTGCACCGCTGATCACTTTCTCAATGAACATTCTTCTAACATCGTAAATCGCTTGAAATAAAGACTTACCTTCATTTTTTTCAATCAAATTTGCTTCCGTATCTTTATGCAAGCAATCTAATTCATCTTTTGCAATAAAATCTTGTAAATATTCAAATACAGCTTTATTTCCTTCAAAAAATTGTAAGGCTAACCATCTTAATGGTGGAAGTTCGCGCACGATTGAATCTCTTCTATTAACGACTAATTGACGAAAACGATCAATCCCCTTTTCAATTACTGAACCATAATATAATTGAAGAGGTTCTTTATGTTCCGTAGAAGAGATTACTAATTGTTGGCTTAATTCGTTGCATCCTTTTCCTGTACGCGCTATAATTGGGACAATTCTTACACCGAGCTGTTTAGCTAATAATTTTTCATCAATAAAAATACCGCGATTTTTTGCAACGTCCATCATATTTAGACCAATAATCAATGGTTTGCCAAATTCCAGTAATTGAACAGTCAAATGTAAATTACGTTCTAATTGTGATGCGTCAACAATATTTAAAATCTCTGTAAAAGATTCCTGAAGCAAAAAGTTTGTTACAACCGTTTCATCTTTTGATAATGGGCTTAAAGAATATATGCCTGGGAGATCGATGATTTGTCCTTGCTTGTCGCGCAGTAGCCCAACCTTTTTTTCAACTGTTACACCGCTCCAGTTCCCTACATATTCATAGGAACCTGTTAAACTATTAAAAAGCGATGTTTTCCCAGTATTTGGGTTGCCAAATAAAGCTATCTCTAACATACTTTTTCAACACGAATCGTTCCAGCTTCATGGCGACGAATACCGACACATTGACCGAACGTCTCAATCATATACGGACCACCAAAAGGCATATTGCACTTTAAACACACTTCCACACCTTCATAAATACCCATATCTATTAATCTACGTCTCACAATATCAGAAAGCTTAGAAAAATCTCTGATTCTAGCTTTTTCACCTTGTTTTAATTCAGCTAATACCATCGTTCATCCCTCCGTATTAAGGATAATGAAAATCATTCTCATTTATAAT
Above is a genomic segment from Bacillus sp. (in: firmicutes) containing:
- a CDS encoding metal-sulfur cluster assembly factor, with translation MELKEKILKELETVIDPELGLNIVDLGLIYEIDIDDKNNVDVKMTLTTPGCPLHDSITSGARYVLEAMEEVNSVHVQLVWEPAWSPELMSDRAKDWLGAR
- a CDS encoding DUF2249 domain-containing protein, translated to MSQGTGKVVELDVREDIKNKLEPFQKIMGAIKDLDSSGDTFILHAPFKPTPLFGVLKAKGFSNNAEELSENHWKITFVKK
- a CDS encoding DUF2249 domain-containing protein is translated as MKLDNRGLEPPQPMMRTLAALEELPDGEELIINNDRRPMFLYPELDERGYSHETIELEDGSFQITIRKGN
- a CDS encoding ATP-binding cassette domain-containing protein, producing MLSVQIIKKLAHFTINVDFKIDNEMAILFGPSGSGKTTILNCIAGLTHPDKGYIANNGIDFFTSLIKPLPVQKRNIGYLFQDYALFPHMTVWKNISYGMKNESLTNQIIDVLNIKHLLHKYPREISGGEKQRVALTRALATEPSLLLLDEPFSALDYETRMQCHDELLRLHKLWDIPILMVTHDHEEARKLGNRIFYMKQGQIEKVVQAKCS
- the modB gene encoding molybdate ABC transporter permease subunit, which gives rise to MIQVNYSPLLLSLKITSISTVFVFITGLVVSKFLSRRNFFGKSIIESVLLLPLVLPPTVVGFGLLMLFGKNGPIGSLLLEWFHIQIVFTWIGAVIAAIVVSFPLMYQSAAAAFQNYDRNLENAALTMGASKWKIFWSISFPLAWPGLLSGLVLSFARGLGEFGATLMIAGYIPNKTDTIPMAIYFAVESGQTDVAQFWVMIIVALGFSTIMWLNWWSRRNIMKYADEN
- the modA gene encoding molybdate ABC transporter substrate-binding protein — its product is MAKRVLLSFLAFLFVIALSVGCSRNNALEPNVENSKEEKPAKQSIELTISAAASLTDALNEMKQTYENEHKSVHLLFNFNGSGKLALQIEQGAPVDVFLSADQKRMDELEDKSLILADSRQDFTGNKLVLIGSKDKDYGIASFTEINPSSLSHIAVGDPESVPVGTYTKEIITKLGKWDEIESKVVLAKDVRQVLTYVESGNADIGFVYLSDALTSDKVKVLAEADASLHTPIIYPAAVTADSKHQEEAKQFIEFLQSDAGQNILERHGFVK
- a CDS encoding helix-turn-helix transcriptional regulator: MGEQSFTTEEISQLLKVSKLTVYDLIKKGELKSYRVGRQMRVDASDLEDYKRRAKGIPPTEEQVLPTRLVVSPKLEHSPANTRSLIISGQDLCLDILSKNIEKSSSLYRPLRSYVGSLDSLFSMYKGEADIVSTHLIDGDTKEYNVSYIRKILVSHHFLVINLISRWAGFYVKKGNPKGIRTWIDLASNPTLKFVNREKGSGARILVDEMLRVHNIEETKINGYFQEENSHLGVAGMVAKGEVDVGVGIEKAAHIARIDFIPLVKEQYDLVILKTEENKELITLLTTILQSAKFKEELLALGYDVSQTGTIIYEQ
- a CDS encoding FeoB-associated Cys-rich membrane protein, with protein sequence MIANIIIGLAIFGYAAWALMKYIKNSKKGKCAGCAIENSCKTKDKCS
- the feoB gene encoding ferrous iron transport protein B gives rise to the protein MLEIALFGNPNTGKTSLFNSLTGSYEYVGNWSGVTVEKKVGLLRDKQGQIIDLPGIYSLSPLSKDETVVTNFLLQESFTEILNIVDASQLERNLHLTVQLLEFGKPLIIGLNMMDVAKNRGIFIDEKLLAKQLGVRIVPIIARTGKGCNELSQQLVISSTEHKEPLQLYYGSVIEKGIDRFRQLVVNRRDSIVRELPPLRWLALQFFEGNKAVFEYLQDFIAKDELDCLHKDTEANLIEKNEGKSLFQAIYDVRRMFIEKVISGAAERKAAGKQTLTEQIDKIVTHKVLGIPIFLFFMFMMFMLTFNWLGFPLSDALDAFFSGPLTEWLTAGLISIGASEFIQSLILDGIVAGVGGVLVFVPQIFILFFFISFLEDSGYMARVALVMDRMMEAIGLNGKSFIPMIIGFGCNVPGVMAARTIEQPKERLLTILLTPLMSCSARLPVYALFVGAFFAAHQAIVVLALYVLGIVMAFIVAKIFSSTILKSEASVFVIELPPYRVPQFQTLARSTWDKGKGFVKKAGTFIFAGSVIIWLLAYAGPGGLAVEMDDSYLAMIGSVMAPLIAPIGFGTWQAGASLLTGFFAKEVVVSTMNIIYHVPDVNSLQGLLATAYTPLSAFTFMAFVLLYVPCLATTATIQKETGSFKWTALAIGYALILAYVLCLLIYQVGRALGFA
- a CDS encoding ferrous iron transport protein A, which encodes MVLAELKQGEKARIRDFSKLSDIVRRRLIDMGIYEGVEVCLKCNMPFGGPYMIETFGQCVGIRRHEAGTIRVEKVC